From a single Plutella xylostella chromosome 5, ilPluXylo3.1, whole genome shotgun sequence genomic region:
- the LOC105390215 gene encoding arginine kinase isoform X2 yields the protein MGGCATKENKENKPVDEADGKAGAMVDAATLEKLEAGFSKLAASDSKSLLKKYLTREVFDALKNKKTSFGSTLLDCIQSGVENLDSGVGIYAPDAEAYSVFADLFDPIIEDYHTGFKKTDTHPPKNWGDVETLGNLDAAGEFIVSTRVRCGRSMEGYPFNPCLTEAQYKEMEEKVAATLSGLEGELKGTFYPLTGMSKETQQKLIDDHFLFKEGDRFLQAANACRFWPSGRGIFHNENKTFLVWCNEEDHLRLISMQMGGDLKAVYARLVAAVNDIEKRVPFSHHDRLGFLTFCPTNLGTTVRASVHIKLPKLAADKTKLEEVASKYHLQVRGTRGEHTEAEGGVYDISNKRRMGLTEYDAVKEMYDGIAELIKIEKSL from the exons atgggtggCTGTGCAACGAAAGAAAACAAGGAAAACAAACCGGTGGACGAGGCCGACGG AAAAGCCGGAGCAATGGTGGACGCTGCAACTCTTGAGAAATTGGAGGCTGGCTTCAGCAAGCTGGCCGCCTCTGACTCCAAGTCACTGCTGAAGAAGTACCTGACCAGGGAAGTGTTCGACGCTCTCAAGAACAAGAAGACTTCCTTCGGCTCCACCCTTTTAGACTGCATTCAGTCAG GTGTGGAGAACTTGGACTCTGGTGTTGGAATCTATGCCCCTGACGCCGAGGCGTACAGTGTGTTCGCTGACCTGTTCGACCCCATCATCGAGGACTACCACACCGGCTTCAAGAAGACTGACACCCACCCCCCCAAGAACTGGGGTGATGTTGAGACCCTCGGAAACTTGGACGCCGCTGGCGAGTTCATTGTCTCCACCCGTGTGCGTTGTGGACGTTCCATGGAGGGCTACCCCTTCAACCCCTGCCTGACCGAGGCCCAGTACAAGGAGATGGAGGAGAAGGTCGCCGCCACCCTGTCCGGACTCGAAGGCGAGCTGAAGGGTACCTTCTACCCCCTCACCGGCATGTCCAAGGAGACCCAGCAGAAGCTGATCGACGACCACTTCCTGTTCAAGGAGGGAGACCGTTTCCTGCAGGCTGCCAACGCTTGCCGCTTCTGGCCCTCTGGACGTGGTATCTTCCACAACGAGAACAAGACCTTCCTGGTGTGGTGCAACGAGGAGGACCACCTCCGCCTGATCTCCATGCAGATGGGTGGTGACCTGAAGGCCGTGTACGCCAGGCTGGTGGCCGCCGTCAACGACATTGAGAAGCGCGTGCCGTTCTCGCACCACGACCGTCTCGGTTTCCTGACCTTCTGCCCCACCAACCTGGGCACCACCGTGCGCGCCTCTGTGCACATCAAGCTGCCCAAGCTGGCCGCCGACAAGACCAAGCTGGAGGAGGTGGCGTCCAAGTACCACCTGCAGGTGCGCGGCACCCGCGGCGAGCACACGGAGGCCGAGGGCGGCGTGTACGACATCTCCAACAAGCGCCGCATGGGGCTCACCGAGTACGACGCCGTCAAGGAGATGTACGACGGCATCGCCGAGCTCATCAAGATCGAGAAGTCCCTGTAA
- the LOC105390215 gene encoding arginine kinase isoform X1: MNYKLKITIPVVVCGGAVLVYYLIRRKAGAMVDAATLEKLEAGFSKLAASDSKSLLKKYLTREVFDALKNKKTSFGSTLLDCIQSGVENLDSGVGIYAPDAEAYSVFADLFDPIIEDYHTGFKKTDTHPPKNWGDVETLGNLDAAGEFIVSTRVRCGRSMEGYPFNPCLTEAQYKEMEEKVAATLSGLEGELKGTFYPLTGMSKETQQKLIDDHFLFKEGDRFLQAANACRFWPSGRGIFHNENKTFLVWCNEEDHLRLISMQMGGDLKAVYARLVAAVNDIEKRVPFSHHDRLGFLTFCPTNLGTTVRASVHIKLPKLAADKTKLEEVASKYHLQVRGTRGEHTEAEGGVYDISNKRRMGLTEYDAVKEMYDGIAELIKIEKSL; the protein is encoded by the exons ATGAATTACAAACTTAAAATCACAATTCCAGTTGTGGTATGCGGTGGTGCTGTTTTGGTATATTACCTCATCAGACG AAAAGCCGGAGCAATGGTGGACGCTGCAACTCTTGAGAAATTGGAGGCTGGCTTCAGCAAGCTGGCCGCCTCTGACTCCAAGTCACTGCTGAAGAAGTACCTGACCAGGGAAGTGTTCGACGCTCTCAAGAACAAGAAGACTTCCTTCGGCTCCACCCTTTTAGACTGCATTCAGTCAG GTGTGGAGAACTTGGACTCTGGTGTTGGAATCTATGCCCCTGACGCCGAGGCGTACAGTGTGTTCGCTGACCTGTTCGACCCCATCATCGAGGACTACCACACCGGCTTCAAGAAGACTGACACCCACCCCCCCAAGAACTGGGGTGATGTTGAGACCCTCGGAAACTTGGACGCCGCTGGCGAGTTCATTGTCTCCACCCGTGTGCGTTGTGGACGTTCCATGGAGGGCTACCCCTTCAACCCCTGCCTGACCGAGGCCCAGTACAAGGAGATGGAGGAGAAGGTCGCCGCCACCCTGTCCGGACTCGAAGGCGAGCTGAAGGGTACCTTCTACCCCCTCACCGGCATGTCCAAGGAGACCCAGCAGAAGCTGATCGACGACCACTTCCTGTTCAAGGAGGGAGACCGTTTCCTGCAGGCTGCCAACGCTTGCCGCTTCTGGCCCTCTGGACGTGGTATCTTCCACAACGAGAACAAGACCTTCCTGGTGTGGTGCAACGAGGAGGACCACCTCCGCCTGATCTCCATGCAGATGGGTGGTGACCTGAAGGCCGTGTACGCCAGGCTGGTGGCCGCCGTCAACGACATTGAGAAGCGCGTGCCGTTCTCGCACCACGACCGTCTCGGTTTCCTGACCTTCTGCCCCACCAACCTGGGCACCACCGTGCGCGCCTCTGTGCACATCAAGCTGCCCAAGCTGGCCGCCGACAAGACCAAGCTGGAGGAGGTGGCGTCCAAGTACCACCTGCAGGTGCGCGGCACCCGCGGCGAGCACACGGAGGCCGAGGGCGGCGTGTACGACATCTCCAACAAGCGCCGCATGGGGCTCACCGAGTACGACGCCGTCAAGGAGATGTACGACGGCATCGCCGAGCTCATCAAGATCGAGAAGTCCCTGTAA
- the LOC105390215 gene encoding arginine kinase isoform X3: MCSRATCAALKAKAGAMVDAATLEKLEAGFSKLAASDSKSLLKKYLTREVFDALKNKKTSFGSTLLDCIQSGVENLDSGVGIYAPDAEAYSVFADLFDPIIEDYHTGFKKTDTHPPKNWGDVETLGNLDAAGEFIVSTRVRCGRSMEGYPFNPCLTEAQYKEMEEKVAATLSGLEGELKGTFYPLTGMSKETQQKLIDDHFLFKEGDRFLQAANACRFWPSGRGIFHNENKTFLVWCNEEDHLRLISMQMGGDLKAVYARLVAAVNDIEKRVPFSHHDRLGFLTFCPTNLGTTVRASVHIKLPKLAADKTKLEEVASKYHLQVRGTRGEHTEAEGGVYDISNKRRMGLTEYDAVKEMYDGIAELIKIEKSL, encoded by the exons ATGTGTTCCAGGGCAACATGTGCTGCTTTAAAAGC AAAAGCCGGAGCAATGGTGGACGCTGCAACTCTTGAGAAATTGGAGGCTGGCTTCAGCAAGCTGGCCGCCTCTGACTCCAAGTCACTGCTGAAGAAGTACCTGACCAGGGAAGTGTTCGACGCTCTCAAGAACAAGAAGACTTCCTTCGGCTCCACCCTTTTAGACTGCATTCAGTCAG GTGTGGAGAACTTGGACTCTGGTGTTGGAATCTATGCCCCTGACGCCGAGGCGTACAGTGTGTTCGCTGACCTGTTCGACCCCATCATCGAGGACTACCACACCGGCTTCAAGAAGACTGACACCCACCCCCCCAAGAACTGGGGTGATGTTGAGACCCTCGGAAACTTGGACGCCGCTGGCGAGTTCATTGTCTCCACCCGTGTGCGTTGTGGACGTTCCATGGAGGGCTACCCCTTCAACCCCTGCCTGACCGAGGCCCAGTACAAGGAGATGGAGGAGAAGGTCGCCGCCACCCTGTCCGGACTCGAAGGCGAGCTGAAGGGTACCTTCTACCCCCTCACCGGCATGTCCAAGGAGACCCAGCAGAAGCTGATCGACGACCACTTCCTGTTCAAGGAGGGAGACCGTTTCCTGCAGGCTGCCAACGCTTGCCGCTTCTGGCCCTCTGGACGTGGTATCTTCCACAACGAGAACAAGACCTTCCTGGTGTGGTGCAACGAGGAGGACCACCTCCGCCTGATCTCCATGCAGATGGGTGGTGACCTGAAGGCCGTGTACGCCAGGCTGGTGGCCGCCGTCAACGACATTGAGAAGCGCGTGCCGTTCTCGCACCACGACCGTCTCGGTTTCCTGACCTTCTGCCCCACCAACCTGGGCACCACCGTGCGCGCCTCTGTGCACATCAAGCTGCCCAAGCTGGCCGCCGACAAGACCAAGCTGGAGGAGGTGGCGTCCAAGTACCACCTGCAGGTGCGCGGCACCCGCGGCGAGCACACGGAGGCCGAGGGCGGCGTGTACGACATCTCCAACAAGCGCCGCATGGGGCTCACCGAGTACGACGCCGTCAAGGAGATGTACGACGGCATCGCCGAGCTCATCAAGATCGAGAAGTCCCTGTAA
- the LOC105390215 gene encoding arginine kinase isoform X4 codes for MVDAATLEKLEAGFSKLAASDSKSLLKKYLTREVFDALKNKKTSFGSTLLDCIQSGVENLDSGVGIYAPDAEAYSVFADLFDPIIEDYHTGFKKTDTHPPKNWGDVETLGNLDAAGEFIVSTRVRCGRSMEGYPFNPCLTEAQYKEMEEKVAATLSGLEGELKGTFYPLTGMSKETQQKLIDDHFLFKEGDRFLQAANACRFWPSGRGIFHNENKTFLVWCNEEDHLRLISMQMGGDLKAVYARLVAAVNDIEKRVPFSHHDRLGFLTFCPTNLGTTVRASVHIKLPKLAADKTKLEEVASKYHLQVRGTRGEHTEAEGGVYDISNKRRMGLTEYDAVKEMYDGIAELIKIEKSL; via the exons ATGGTGGACGCTGCAACTCTTGAGAAATTGGAGGCTGGCTTCAGCAAGCTGGCCGCCTCTGACTCCAAGTCACTGCTGAAGAAGTACCTGACCAGGGAAGTGTTCGACGCTCTCAAGAACAAGAAGACTTCCTTCGGCTCCACCCTTTTAGACTGCATTCAGTCAG GTGTGGAGAACTTGGACTCTGGTGTTGGAATCTATGCCCCTGACGCCGAGGCGTACAGTGTGTTCGCTGACCTGTTCGACCCCATCATCGAGGACTACCACACCGGCTTCAAGAAGACTGACACCCACCCCCCCAAGAACTGGGGTGATGTTGAGACCCTCGGAAACTTGGACGCCGCTGGCGAGTTCATTGTCTCCACCCGTGTGCGTTGTGGACGTTCCATGGAGGGCTACCCCTTCAACCCCTGCCTGACCGAGGCCCAGTACAAGGAGATGGAGGAGAAGGTCGCCGCCACCCTGTCCGGACTCGAAGGCGAGCTGAAGGGTACCTTCTACCCCCTCACCGGCATGTCCAAGGAGACCCAGCAGAAGCTGATCGACGACCACTTCCTGTTCAAGGAGGGAGACCGTTTCCTGCAGGCTGCCAACGCTTGCCGCTTCTGGCCCTCTGGACGTGGTATCTTCCACAACGAGAACAAGACCTTCCTGGTGTGGTGCAACGAGGAGGACCACCTCCGCCTGATCTCCATGCAGATGGGTGGTGACCTGAAGGCCGTGTACGCCAGGCTGGTGGCCGCCGTCAACGACATTGAGAAGCGCGTGCCGTTCTCGCACCACGACCGTCTCGGTTTCCTGACCTTCTGCCCCACCAACCTGGGCACCACCGTGCGCGCCTCTGTGCACATCAAGCTGCCCAAGCTGGCCGCCGACAAGACCAAGCTGGAGGAGGTGGCGTCCAAGTACCACCTGCAGGTGCGCGGCACCCGCGGCGAGCACACGGAGGCCGAGGGCGGCGTGTACGACATCTCCAACAAGCGCCGCATGGGGCTCACCGAGTACGACGCCGTCAAGGAGATGTACGACGGCATCGCCGAGCTCATCAAGATCGAGAAGTCCCTGTAA
- the LOC105390216 gene encoding chromatin accessibility complex 16kD protein, whose amino-acid sequence MSTPQKEPLTPKPKDLHLPLSRVKTIMKSSPDVEAVGPEPLFLVTKVTELFVMDLAKRAFKTGKANILEYKNIADIVQEDDTLDFLREIMPRKITVRQFKEMMAKKAARGDNSDDDSSEGSEEESSEEESSSGSEEEDENAET is encoded by the exons ATGTCTACTCCACAAAAAGAGCCTCTGACTCCTAAACCCAAAGATTTACATTTACCACTATCTAGAGTAAAGACTATAATGAAAAGTTCCCCTGATGTGGAAGCCGTTGGGCCTGAACCTCTGTTTTTAGTCACTAAAGTAACG GAATTATTTGTAATGGATCTGGCAAAAAGAGCTTTCAAAACTGGTAAAGCCAACATACTGGAGTACAAGAACATAGCTGATATAGTCCAGGAGGATGACACATTAGACTTCCTGCGAGAGATCATGCCTCGTAAGATTACCGTGAGACAGTTCAAAGAGATGATGGCGAAGAAAGCAGCTCGAGGAGACAACTCCGATGATGACTCAAGTGAAGGCAGCGAGGAGGAGTCCAGCGAGGAAGAGAGCAGCAGTGGGAGTGAAGAGGAAGATGAGAATGCAGAAACTTAG